The following coding sequences lie in one Rutidosis leptorrhynchoides isolate AG116_Rl617_1_P2 chromosome 4, CSIRO_AGI_Rlap_v1, whole genome shotgun sequence genomic window:
- the LOC139841520 gene encoding 26S proteasome regulatory subunit 4 homolog, whose amino-acid sequence MLTLVVNVRIQRPMLELMYQFGFRFTWFKVILATNKIESLDPPLIRPGRIDGKIEFPLPDIKTRRKIFMLMMSTWKNLLWPKTSSRELTKAICTEAGLLALRERLMKMTHADIKKAKDKVMFKKKEGVPGLYMRKRKRPLPTSIVLDLPSGSPSRASFAIFCLSLALEFQKLLRVVHLIE is encoded by the exons ATGCTCACTCTGGTGGTGAACGTGAGGATTCAGAGACCCATGTTGGAGTTAATGTACCAGTTTGGTTTTCGATTCACATGGTTTAAAGTGATCTTGGCCACTAACAAAATTGAAAGCCTTGACCCACCGTTGATCCGACCTGGTCGTATTGATGGAAAGATAGAGTTTCCACTTCCCGACATTAAAACCAGGAGGAAAATTTTCATG CTAATGATGTCAACTTGGAAGAATTTGTTATGGCCAAAGACAAGTTCTCGGGAGCTGACAAAGGCTATATGTACTGAGGCTGGATTGCTTGCTTTACGAGAACGCCTGATGAAG ATGACGCATGCTGATATCAAGAAGGCAAAGGACAAAGTTATGTTCAAGAAGAAAGAGGGTGTACCAGGACTTTATATGAGAAAAC GTAAAAGACCATTACCAACGAGTATCGTCCTGGACTTGCCATCAGGCTCGCCCTCGAGGGCGTCGTTTGCAATTTTTTGTCTTAGCCTCGCCCTCGAATTCCAAAAGCTACTCCGTGTTGTACATTTGATCGAATGA